From the Eleutherodactylus coqui strain aEleCoq1 chromosome 9, aEleCoq1.hap1, whole genome shotgun sequence genome, the window CTGATGGCTTTCTTTGTGAGTGAAGCGATTAATAAGATTTGCAAATCCTATAAAGCGTTGAACGTCTTTTAGATTTCTTGAAGTGGGCCAGTCAACTACAGTTTTAATTTTGCTAGGTTCCATATTCAGACCATCTGGGGAGATTATATATCTTAGATCCTGGTTTGCTCAAATTCATATTTTTTTCTAGGGGATCAGTACGGTCACCTAAATCTTGAAAGGAGGAGTGAAACACAAAAGAAAAGTGATTTATGTCACTTTGTATAGATCCACTTAAAGCCataatcatatttttaataaagtccTCTGAAGCCAGTTGGGTAGATACAGAGACGTTTGCAATGGGATGATCTGCAGGGAAGGTGTCCCTATGTATAGATACTGATGAGGAGTGCCTGGACCTCTGCTTTTCAGGGCTTGCTGAAGGGGGTTGAGAATGAGGTGAGGTGTGTGCTCACGTTCTTACACGTGGCAGGGCTAGCATGTACTCCCCTGTCAGTTTCACTCACCCCATTTTGACAGGGATCCTTCGGTGGGGTTCCCTGTAGCGGTCCGGTGGTCACTGTAGCGGTATCTGTGCTGCCAGCTGTGATGGGAGAGGTTGGTGTTGCATCCTTGCATGAAGAGGGAAGAAAGCCCAAAGGAGCCCTGCAGCCTGTTTGCGGCCAGCACCATGCATTGTGAAGAAATTGGAGACCTTCTGCGGCTGGGCTCTGGATGTCCTCCTTTTGGTTATGGCTGGGGTCCAGGCAGATAACAGCTCCAAAGGGTACAAATTCAGCTGCTGGTCTTCCATTCACCCCATGGGTGTATCTGTATAAGGTTGTAGGCCGTTATCAGGTCTAGTTTGGTAAAAATATTGGCAGAACTTGATATTTCCAGCAATTCTGGGATTAAGGGAAAAGGGTAGTGATTCTTGTCAGTAATTTTAGACTGACAAGAATCCCTATAATCTGACAAGAGTTCCCtataatcaataataaatatatgtattggttgggtacaaaaggagcaggcaggtagtgcaGTTAGGGAGAAGCCATAGGTTTGTACACAGGTAGTATCGGTTATggtacaaaaggagcaggcaggtagcgtagtcagggtaAAGCTGGATGTCAGTACGGAAACAGCAATTGTAGTGAAAAGCAATTGAGAGGAGAGCTTGACTAAGGGCTGAAAACACAATAATCTCGCAATGTGgaagtggaagggccaggcttttatagaacGTTCAATTAAAAACAGGGCAGGGCCAAAGCAGGGAACTGGACCAAGAGCAAGGAAACATGATAAGGTCATGTAGGAGAGCTATCCAACTCTCTGAATAGCTCAGCAGGAAGAGACGCTTCCTGaagcacaggagctcctgggttcgacTAGTGATAGCTTATTactcctcaatgttgatccagaggaaggcaaaaaaccacaatgaggtagaagccaatttttctcactgtaaaagaaaaaatttcttcccaccaatctggcaatcggaataaaccCCGATCACCAACGCTTCTGGAGTAAtcaatgactataacatgtaatattggaactttcaagaaaggtgtccagacccctcttgtactctttaaaTGAGtacaccatcaccacatcctcaagcagagagttccacagtctcactgctcttacagtaaagaacccccttctgtgttggtgtaaaACCCATCTTTCCAATAGGcgcagaggatgcccccttgttacagtcacagtcctgggtataaatagatgatgagagagatctctgtattataccCTgctatagttatacatagttattaggttgcccctcggctgtctttttttctaaagtaaattacCCCAATTgtgataacctttctgggtattgtagttcgcaTATTCCAATTATTAACtaagttgcccgcctttgtatccactcaagctctgatatgttcttcttgagtaccggtgctcaAAActgttagtatttttgtagcttccctataaaactctctcttgaaagacaagttgaaatttattatattatagtcactatttcccaggtgttccccaacctgcacccctgttattctgtcaggtctgttagttaatattaagtccaaaatggccatccccCTAGTTAAGTCCTGTAGAAGatgtgttttttaacgctgcgttttttttaatgcaaatgtctatggaactttctaatgttaaaaacgcatcacacaaaaatcgcaaagaacAAACTTGCGataatttttaacattagaaagtcccactgacattcgcgttaaaaaaacgcaagcgttaaaaaaacgcaagcgtGTGGGAGCCTTAAAAGGtttatctttagttattggcagaaacttgttacctttatgagattcaCAGGTTTTAGCTTCTCAGTTTATATCCGGAGAGTTAAAGTTCCCCTTATGAATTACCTCTTTGTGATTTGATGCTTCATCTATTttcctcagtaatagattttaagtgccttctgttatatttgttttttccctccatgtatttctttccatagatactccacatgttcatctccctcacaaaTATCTTCCTGTAGTCTTGgcagattttacataaagacaaactcctccccctttttgtttttcatgatcccttctgaacagaatGTAAgcctgtaagttcaccgcccactCACAGCTTttctccaaccaggtctcagttattcctgctatgccatagttttcctcagacattaataCTCCCAGTTTGtttactttattggtcagacttctagcattagtcccctttttGGTCAAACTTGTAGTATTAgttaccatacagtttagaagtttTTAATTATGTTAAATTGtaagtgtatccctactaacCATTTATTCAGTTCTAATTGTATTAAACCTCCCACCCCCATTTTCATttcttagtcccaggtcactgcctATACCGCCTTCCCCTCTATCATCTCTTTGGCTGCCCTCCCCCtaatccctagtttaaacactcttccaaccttctagctatcttctccttcagcacagctgcaccctccccattgagatgcagctcatCACTACGGTgaaacctgtagccaacagcgaAGTCAGACCAGTTCTCCGGGAACCCAACCCCCGCTTCCCAGActaactcttgagccacttgtttacctccctaatctctctTTGCCTCCCCGCTGCagcacgtggtacaggtagtatttcagaaaatgctactttggaggtccttgccctaaccTTACATCCTAGTTCActgaaataatttttaaagaCCTACAACCTacttctaactttgtcattggtaccAATGTGTACAATGACCTCTGAATCCTCAACAGCAATTCTTTTGCTTTCACTTCTGCTAATATATTTTTGCAAGCTGAGAAGCCTATGTTTCTTCTTGAAGTTCTTGAGTTTTCCACTAGTCCCATTCTGTTTTGTGGGAGGTATATTGAtgatgtttttctttttatggATGATGAGAGGACGTTATGTGCAGATTTTGTCACAGTTTGAAGCACTGATATGGTTGGAATGAAATTCAATTatgtgcttaaaaaaaaagagagtcACTTTATGGATTTAACTATTTCATTAACCCTGGTTTTCATTTCCAAACTTAAATTTAGGAAGCTCCCTCAACCAATAGTTTTCTAAATTAGGAGAATTGGCATCCAATCACCTTAAAGAAAGTAATTCATATGGCTGCTAACTCCATGTAGACAGAAATTGTTTGAATGAAATGTATCACTGGTACACGGggagctgctgggggggtgtcgctGGTATGCGgtgaaccgctgggggggggtgttgcTGGTACGTGGtgagccgctggggggtgtcgctgctatgcgggggggggggggggggacgctggtacgcgggggggcgctggggggtgtcactggtacgcagggggtgggggtgggggggtgtcactagtatgcAGGGGGGTGGAGTTGTGTCACAAtacacagggggccgctgtggggtgtcacaagtacacggggggggggggcgctggggggtgtcactagtacgtgggggggcgctgtggggtgtcactagtacgcaggggggcgctgtggggtgtcactagtacgcaggggggcgctgtggggtgccaCTAGTACGCGGGGAGGGAGGggcgctgtgggggtgtcactggtaccgctgcggtatgtttacatgtggcggaaataggcagggctgcttcaaaacagacagggtgcagattgtgactgctttttggatgcggaaatactgcagaattttccacagacatttccgctgaggacattctgcagtatttccgcatccaaaaagcagtcacaatctgcacccggtctattttgaaccgtccctgtccttttttagaacgacggggtaaaatcgtatgtcgtgataagccccgcccctgacctgttggcactttgcaataaataagtgggttttgggttgcagtttgggcactcagtctctaaaaggttcgccaccactgctctagaccgTGTCTGAGTAAGCCTGCATGTCTCCATGTGGAGATGGAGGCAGCGGAGAGGTATCCCTTCTAACTGGAAATGAAGAATACCCTATTTTACCCCCAGTTGGTCTAAAAGTTGTCAGTCATCATGGAAGGATTGAGCGTGTGCCCTAATGCACAACTAACAatgagtgttggccggtagagagagTGAGAAGAAGAGAAGTCATCCGGGACAGTGATgctacagataacgaggactgtattATCAAAATGCCCAGAGTTACCTCCCTGCTTTCTCACAAGCACCAGTTGTTCCAAAGCCAATCCTCAATTGTAGGAACTGTTGTGTGTTACCCATGTTGGATGTTACAGTAAAGAAGGACTTCACCAACCATTCCCAGTTCAGTCTATGTAAAGTACAGCCCTGTATGTGTGGACTATTTGTTGCATCATCACTGCAGCGgatggaatggtggtgtcacccgtgacatataCTGCCTGCCAAAGGGTTGCATGTGTCCcttaggggaggagatggtagtgccagcATGATATCCCTTTCagctaccccaccatctcctcagtgctTCGGTCACTGAAAATGCactaaatgaaagtttttcctttgcagcatttttatacattttaagtTTTGCTATGGAGCCTCAGGATTTCTGTGTACGCCCCTGGCCTGCACCCCTATAGGGAGGCAATTTTTAATGTTTAGCTAGTAGTCAGGCAGCCTAGGATTTACTTTGGCTTATACATTACTATGAAGTACAATAAAATCCCCTGCTGCCAGTTTTAACTGGGTGGTTTGGAGTGAATTCTAGTATAATCCAACTGTCTGACCCCGGGGTTGGCGATCCCATGAACTGTCATCCCCCAAGttgtcacatatggtggaggtgCAGCTTGTTGTGGCTATAAATGGCACACAAGGTTTGTCATGATACAGTTATAACAACCAGAAGCGGAATTGGAAAGACTGTGGTCTGCAGGATGTTTTGGCTGATTTGCAAGATTTAATGGGCCGGAAGCCTGACTTGTGAGTCTGTCTCTGATAAGAGAGAATACACAGAGACGGTGTGATGTGCTCAATTAAAGGACTCTTCTATCCTTTTTTCAAGCGATGACCTGTCCTCTGGGAATGTCATCAGAAGTTGATGGAGATCATCACCagacaggagaggaagtgggaACACCGCGCCGCTCTATGAACAGGAACAGGAAGTGTAAGAGTAGTGCGGCGGTCCCATTGATTACAAAGGGAGTGAAGCAGGCATTCCTATTTCCTCTCCTGTCCACTGATGACAATGCCCGGTCCACTGTCCTGGATAGCAGGCTGGTCAATCAACTGATGGACAGGGATCCCTAGTGGTGGACCCTCGTACATCAACTGCTGGTGACCTATCCAGAGGCTAGATGAGGAATCGGAAAAAGGGCAGAAAATCCCTTTAGAAAGTTTGTCTATAATGAGAGAGATCTAGAGGCTGTTCTCTGCTGAAGTCAAGGAGTTTGTCTTTGCAGAAAAAGAGAGACTGAGAGACTGTGGTTTGTGGAATTACAAGAGACCGAAACATCTTCATGTGCAAATGTGAGAACTGTGAGCACCCCCTTACCTCCTATGGGCATACCTTGCTACCTTCCAGAATGATTTGAAGCCCCTGGCTACCGTTGGGTCCGTTCTCTTCTTCTGCCTTCTTTTTCTTTGCCGATGTTATTTTCTGTTATGCTGCTTTGTTAGGTTTTCTTGCTACATTTTATGCTCTTTTCAGTTTTTGCTCATGTAAGTctctaagggcctgttcacacggcaTGTTTGCAAGAACGAAATGTGCTTACGTCCACGTGTTTCACCTGCTCTGGCGTGTTCATTGATTGTGAGTATATGCGCAGCGAATACACTGGTTTTCTGCGTATATCATGTACATTTATACGCGCCCATTAATTTCAAGATCGGTCATGTCAcgtattttttcacacgattgcacATTGCATGAACAATTGCGCTCCTGTGAACAAACTCATGGAAAGCAACGAGTCCTATTCAATTATAGTTTTATAATAAAAGAGTTCCAGGTAATCATTTCCATAAACCGTCGTATTATTACATCGCAGCAGTTGATGGCTAAGACTGACAAATTTCATTACACTGCTGCATGTAAGAGTGCAAACAATGAAGGGCTACGTGAGTCCTGGGGATAAGCTTCTGCATATACGTGAAAAGATTTAAAAAGGTGTATCCGAAATACAGCGAGGTGAAATAAAAACATTCAGCTTGTTGTATACAGATTTATGCTGCCTTTAAAGAAATTCCCAAAGATCAGAGCTTTTTCATCAGTCTTAAACCTAACTATGTTGGAATATGATGCGCTAAAGCTGTAAAgcggcacatgcttttttttaacttcaagGCATCTTTtcctgcttctgctacataattaACACTGGTTTCTGCACGGAATACAATTTGTGAGAAGTATTCAATCACAGCAGATTTTTAGCCTCCAGATGCAAGCAAGAaaattcccattcactgacagcaagcagatgtcTTACAATAATGACTGACCCATCAGTGAAGTTACGGTCTCTTTATTTCTACGTTCTGCGCTGGTGTCACATCTCTGAGGTTACAGCACCGAGCTCTTCACAATGATCAGGACGGATCCCAGCGCCAGGATGATGGCGGCACAGCTGGACCTGATGCTGGCACCGCCGCTGTAGTTGCACAGATCAGTGGTGCAGCAGGAGACTGAGCCGGAGCCTAAGTTATTGCTGCCACTATACGGAGCGCAGGACGAGGTGCACATCTTAATGATAGCCGTTTTCCCACCtacagcataaaaaaatgaaatgtgagCATGTGACTATTACTTTGCTACAaaaaaggggcggagcttagACCGCCCCCCAGTCATTACATGGGTTACATGATAGGATCACATATGTGCAATCACTATTTCAGAGGGGACTGGAGCTTCAAGATCAGAAAACCGAGATGATGAACTCACGGGCTGGTGCTGTGACCACCATAGTCTGACAATACGTTTCATCACTTTTACAGTCTGTCGCTGTCAGGCAGTTGGCGTTGGTCGGTTGTTGAGTACAGGTGTAGCATTTCAGAGAGTGAGCTGCGGGCAGAAGATTAAACagtcatgtatctaatcctatcatgtgatactgtctgctgagcggcTGGAGCAATCacagattaaaggagatgtcccgcgccgaaacgggtttttttttttttaaccccccccccccgttcggcgcgagacaaccccgatgcaggggttaaaaaaaccacccgcacagcgcttacctgaatcccggcggtccggcgtcttcatactcacctgctgaagatggccgccgggatcctctgtcttcgtggaccgcagctcttctgtgcggtccactgccgattccagcctcctgattggctggaatcggcacgtgacggggcggagctacacggagccgctctctggcacgagcggctccatagaagactgctgaagacccggactgcgcaagcgcggctaatttggccatcggaggccaaaaattagtcggcaccatggagacgaggacgctagcaacggagcaggtaagtaaaaaactttttataacttctgtatggctcataattaatgcacaatgtatattacaaagtgcattattatggccatacagaagtgtatagacccacttgctgccgcgggacaacccctttaaacagttaAACTTCCAAAATAGCGATAAttgtagcttaaccccttaacaaccacccATATGTCTTTTTATGATGGTCGttaaggggccttattctgatACATTTTAGGGCCCTGCATCATTAATCCGACAGCCATCACCTGCCCGGTCAGTGCATTAAAACAAGGTGAAAATAGCAACATTTAAATAATTTAcctaataaaaaatgtaatggaaagcgatcaaaaaaagtCACATGGATCACCAAATGGTAACATTAAAAAGAACAACACGTCCTGCAAAAAGAACCCTCACAAAGTGCAATGTTCGGAAAACAAAATAAGCGTCTTCAAATGCGGcaatagaatttttttaatttttcaagtgtgaaaaagttgaaaATAAGAGAACTATATATATTCGGAATCAACATCATCATAATGACCAAGAGAATTAAGTTAACAGATTTATACCGCAcagtaagggtgaagtcacacgaacgtatatcggctcggttttcacgccgagccgatatacgttgtcctcgtgtgcagggggggggagggggatggaagagccaagtgcaggaactgagctcccgcccccctctctgcctcctctccacccctctgcactatttgcaatggggagaggtgggacaggggcggggctaattctcgaaacttagccccgcccccgccccgcctcttcccattacaaatagtgcagaggggcggagaggaggcggagagggggccgggagctcagttcctgctcctggctcttccatccccctcccccccccctgcacacgaggacaacgtatatcggctcggcgtaaaaactgagccgatatacattcgtgtgacttcaccctaaaaaaCAGTAACCGTGCCTTGAGtagcagattttgttaatttacctatagaaaaaaaggaataaaaagttatcaaatatTATATGTTCCAGAGAATGGAATAAGGACTGGAGCTCAtcctgcaaagaacaagcccccCGGAGCTCCGCCGGTGGAGGAAtacaaatgttatggctcttggaccgCGGCGACACAAAACAaatcgtgaaaaaaaaatgttttcttataCAAAAACAGCAAAACGTAAATAACtgaataaacttggtatcaccggaatcgtgcCAACCCGGAGAATAATGGTAATATGTTATTTATTCCGCAtgctgaacactgtaaaaatggaATCCAAAATACAATgggggcatttcttttttttttctccccatgaaaataaatgaataaacatTATACAATACGTTATGTGgatccaaaaatggtaccattaaaaaatacaacccgtcccaCAAACAACGAGCCCCCATACAGCTATGTTCATGGAAGAGTTTAAAAGTTGtagctcttggaatgcgatgatgaaatGAATTGAAGAATTACTTGAGCATTAAGGCGCAACCTAGCTTTGgtaataaggggttaaagggatagaATTACTGACCTGCTGCAGGGAGGACACCGAACCTCCATCATGACACCAAGGCGTTCGCTTAGATTTCAAGCAATCCAGTAAAATATCTCTCATCTCAAGGAGCATCCAGATTGGAGATCTCCAGTAAAGACCCAAGACTGAAGTGCGCTTGGATGTGAAGATCCCGTAAGGTGCGGTTATAGAGACAATATGAGGGGGACTTCCACCACTTTACGAGTTAGTAGATTTCCCATTAACTTACCCTCTTCCTGGATCACTTATCACCCTCCAGGGTCCTATCTTCATACATGGATGACCATTTGATGCTTACGATGACAAGTAATCCAAGAAGGGGGTAAGCCAATGGGAAAGTGGAGGGAGTCCTCCTTTATAGTGATTCTATAACTGCACCTTATGGGGATCCCAGCTTCATTCTATCTCTGAGTGCCGGATTATTAATTTTGCATAACCATATGATGTTTGAGCCGCTGTACTTaaccctatcatgtgtgataatgtctgctgagctgcttaaTCAATCAGACAGAGGTGCATATAGCAATTCATACCCCATCATTCTAGTATTGTCGGGCAGGTGGAGGGTCTTACCTGTCGCTGCACAGAGGGCGATCACCAGGAGGAGGCTTGTGTACCCTGCCATTGTGTGCTGTGCACTGTGTGATCCAGGGGGCTCGTCCTCACTGTATATATATGGATGTATAAAAAATGTTTACAGGAAACCAGTAgttccctctgccccccccccctcctccccttaaTAAAGATGTGAAAGGCACCGTTATGGGCACGACGTTTGGATTCACTTCTGCTAAACTATTTTTGTCATACTGTCAGAAAGCCGGTGTTGTTCTTTTCTGAGGACCTTGAGTTTTCCACCAGTCGCATTCTGTTTTGTGGGAGGTATATTGATGATGTTTGTATTGTTATGGATGATGAGAGGACTTTATATCAGATTTTGTCACAGTTTGAAGCACTAATGTGATTGGAATAAAAATCACTTATGAACTACAAGAAAAAGAGATTCAATTAATGAATTTAACTATTTCATTAATCCTGTTTTTTGTATCCAAACTGACATTCAGGAAGCCCACTGCCACCAATAGTTTTCTACTTTAGGAAAATTGGCATCCGACCCCCTTAAAGAAAGAAGTTCCTATTGGCTGGTAACTCCGTGCAGGTAGAAATTGTTTGAATGAAATGTGTTTTATTAatgaactagcttacccgtcgcgcgttgctgcgaagacagacagacatacattcgtttttatatatctatataacaaccaatcacagcgcagcttttttaggttacctcagtggtataatatataacaaccaatcacagcgcagctttcatgttacctcagctttataatatataacacccaatcacagcgcagctttcatgttacgtcagcagtaagagaaataacaaccaatcacagtgcaacttttattctgcctcagcaatgtaaaaaatagcaacgaatcacagcgcagctttcatgttacctcagcggtataatatatagcaaccaatcacagtgcagcttttattttacctcagcattctcaatatccaggaattgtcttgcgaaacgttcggcgg encodes:
- the LOC136578572 gene encoding secreted Ly-6/uPAR-related protein 1-like, with amino-acid sequence MAGYTSLLLVIALCAATAHSLKCYTCTQQPTNANCLTATDCKSDETYCQTMVVTAPARGKTAIIKMCTSSCAPYSGSNNLGSGSVSCCTTDLCNYSGGASIRSSCAAIILALGSVLIIVKSSVL